The proteins below are encoded in one region of Chloroflexota bacterium:
- a CDS encoding PilZ domain-containing protein produces the protein MSGQDRTSWYRRLYQRLLGESTEQPDIIQLHERRPAEVVAEPDDVVSLNGPAESERAVEDCRVLLGQGRRVAVTWDGGPEHGSVMAQGEVRLTFDDTVWIWLDQELPESSRPRAGQALQVLAPRPDALRLIPCRLVEPSNGGSLQVAISGRASRLQRREDVRALVDMPPISAVRLGLTGRPQGLLGVRVVDLSAGGIRMQTDEMLRAGQRLRLVLRLDDGDPITPTVEVLVPGTTAQGRFDPLGEVERRRVVQFVYKQEVAARRRARDENEAEQLAD, from the coding sequence GTGTCAGGCCAAGACCGCACATCGTGGTACCGTCGCCTGTACCAGCGGCTGCTCGGAGAGTCCACGGAGCAGCCGGACATCATCCAGCTGCACGAGCGCCGTCCTGCCGAGGTCGTCGCCGAGCCGGACGACGTGGTCAGCCTGAACGGGCCGGCCGAGTCTGAGCGGGCGGTCGAGGACTGTCGCGTCCTGCTTGGGCAGGGGCGGCGCGTGGCCGTGACCTGGGATGGCGGCCCCGAGCACGGCTCGGTCATGGCGCAGGGTGAGGTCCGCCTGACCTTTGACGACACCGTCTGGATCTGGCTGGATCAGGAGCTGCCCGAATCCAGCCGCCCGCGCGCCGGGCAGGCGTTGCAGGTGCTCGCGCCGCGCCCGGATGCCCTGCGGCTGATCCCGTGCCGCCTGGTGGAGCCGTCGAACGGCGGCTCGTTGCAGGTGGCCATCAGCGGCCGGGCCTCACGGCTCCAGCGGCGCGAGGACGTGCGCGCCCTGGTGGACATGCCGCCGATCAGCGCGGTCCGCCTGGGCCTGACAGGCCGCCCGCAAGGGCTGCTGGGCGTGCGGGTCGTCGACCTGAGCGCCGGCGGCATCCGCATGCAGACGGACGAGATGCTGCGGGCCGGCCAGCGGCTGCGGCTCGTGCTGCGGCTGGACGATGGCGACCCGATCACCCCCACGGTCGAGGTGCTTGTGCCCGGCACGACGGCCCAGGGGCGCTTCGATCCGCTGGGCGAGGTCGAGCGGCGGCGGGTCGTCCAGTTCGTCTACAAGCAGGAGGTCGCAGCGCGGCGGCGCGCCCGCGACGAGAACGAAGCCGAGCAGCTCGCGGACTGA
- a CDS encoding transketolase, protein MTARPETPADARLQRIEPHVAHWEKIADCIAQFIDVTLNYRQSGHPGGSRSKIQMMVSLTLSGAMRWDIRNPEKRFGDKFILVAGHTIPLIYTMLAAYNTALRARYERTGDARFAVPDADHKQLMWKDLLGFRRRGGLAGHAEMEGKTLFLKFNTGPSGHGSPPAAGEAIALKRAGADGVKVFAVEGEGGLTAGASHETKNSAYGLGLDNLYYLIDWNDFGIDEFQASSVIHGTPRDWFEPYGFRVHGTENGNDMRSAAEAILSAVEEPTNGRPGMVWFKTTKGHGYGVTGYKSHGVPHKLHDPLYWQGRREFAEKYGAHFVGEDDPAPTPGEGYVGQFEANLKAIADVITSDEELVNYLSDRLVELGDSVPESIPGFRLDTSKNPWNDPRVWDYKNYPEELFVKPGTNAPNRAGLAKWGAWVNSFGRKEYGRPLFVAMSADLAESTNIAGFANGFGGEAGWGRFDRNKNLEGALLPQEITEFTNSGISAGIACVNLSNKPYEEFDGFYAAHSTYASFSYLKYGAMRLFSQIAQDSDIKVGKVLWVAGHSGPETAEDSRTHFGIFATGVTSLFPEGHTINLVPWEHNEVPVLIAAAMATDAHVVALHLTRPPIQVPDRAALGMASHFEAAKGAYLIRDYKAGQPKMGTILVQGTMSTYNTVRILPKLDELGLNVKLVAAVSPELFKLQPGSYRHSIISPADALDMTYITNGSRRLMRDWVDHRIADEYAMSTDWDDRWRTGGSVDEVLDEAHLSQEWIVKGIQRFVNDREQRLARLRKAFEAVQG, encoded by the coding sequence ATGACCGCTCGTCCCGAAACGCCCGCCGACGCGCGCTTGCAGAGGATCGAGCCGCATGTTGCTCACTGGGAAAAGATCGCGGATTGTATCGCCCAGTTTATCGATGTCACGCTGAACTATCGGCAGAGCGGCCACCCCGGCGGCTCGCGCTCCAAGATCCAGATGATGGTGTCGCTCACGCTCAGCGGCGCCATGCGCTGGGACATCCGCAATCCTGAGAAGCGCTTCGGCGACAAGTTCATCCTCGTCGCGGGCCACACCATCCCGCTCATCTACACGATGCTGGCGGCCTACAACACCGCGCTGCGCGCCCGCTACGAGCGGACTGGCGACGCCCGGTTTGCCGTGCCCGACGCCGACCACAAGCAGTTGATGTGGAAAGATCTGCTCGGGTTCCGGCGGCGCGGCGGCCTGGCCGGGCACGCCGAGATGGAGGGCAAGACCCTCTTCCTCAAGTTCAACACCGGCCCCAGCGGCCACGGCTCTCCGCCGGCCGCCGGCGAGGCGATTGCCCTCAAGCGGGCCGGCGCGGACGGCGTCAAGGTCTTCGCCGTCGAGGGCGAGGGCGGCCTGACGGCCGGCGCCAGCCACGAGACCAAGAACAGCGCCTACGGCCTGGGCCTGGACAACCTCTACTATCTCATCGACTGGAACGACTTCGGCATCGACGAGTTCCAGGCCAGCTCGGTCATCCACGGCACCCCGCGCGACTGGTTCGAGCCGTACGGCTTCCGGGTCCACGGCACCGAGAACGGCAACGACATGCGCTCGGCCGCCGAGGCGATCCTCTCGGCCGTCGAGGAGCCGACGAACGGCCGGCCGGGCATGGTCTGGTTCAAGACCACCAAGGGCCACGGCTACGGCGTCACCGGCTACAAGTCGCACGGCGTGCCGCACAAGCTGCACGACCCGCTGTACTGGCAGGGCCGCCGCGAGTTTGCCGAGAAGTACGGCGCGCACTTCGTGGGCGAGGACGATCCGGCCCCCACGCCGGGCGAGGGCTACGTCGGCCAGTTCGAGGCCAACCTGAAGGCCATCGCCGACGTCATCACCTCGGACGAGGAGCTGGTCAACTACCTCTCGGATCGCCTCGTGGAGCTGGGCGACTCGGTCCCCGAGTCGATCCCGGGCTTCCGCCTGGACACCAGCAAGAACCCCTGGAACGATCCGCGGGTCTGGGACTACAAGAACTATCCCGAGGAGCTGTTCGTCAAGCCGGGCACCAACGCCCCGAACCGGGCGGGCCTCGCCAAGTGGGGCGCCTGGGTCAACTCGTTCGGGCGCAAGGAGTATGGCCGGCCGCTGTTCGTGGCGATGTCGGCGGACCTCGCCGAGTCCACGAACATTGCCGGGTTCGCCAACGGCTTCGGCGGTGAGGCCGGCTGGGGCCGCTTCGACCGCAACAAGAACCTGGAGGGCGCGCTGCTGCCGCAGGAGATCACCGAGTTCACCAACTCGGGCATCTCGGCGGGTATCGCCTGCGTGAACCTCTCGAACAAGCCGTACGAGGAGTTCGACGGCTTCTACGCCGCCCACTCGACGTACGCCTCGTTCAGCTACCTGAAGTACGGCGCGATGCGTCTCTTCAGCCAGATCGCCCAGGACTCCGACATCAAGGTCGGGAAGGTGCTCTGGGTGGCGGGCCACTCCGGCCCCGAGACGGCTGAGGATTCGCGGACGCACTTCGGCATCTTCGCCACGGGCGTGACCTCGCTGTTCCCCGAGGGCCACACCATCAACCTGGTCCCCTGGGAGCACAACGAGGTGCCGGTGCTCATCGCGGCGGCGATGGCGACGGATGCCCACGTGGTGGCGCTGCACCTGACCCGCCCGCCGATCCAGGTGCCGGACCGCGCGGCGCTGGGGATGGCGTCACACTTCGAGGCGGCCAAGGGCGCGTACCTCATCCGTGACTACAAGGCCGGCCAGCCGAAGATGGGCACCATCCTGGTGCAGGGGACGATGTCCACCTACAACACGGTGCGGATCCTGCCGAAGCTGGACGAGCTTGGCCTGAACGTCAAGCTGGTGGCGGCGGTCAGCCCGGAGTTGTTCAAGCTCCAACCGGGCAGCTATCGCCACTCGATCATCTCGCCGGCCGATGCGCTGGACATGACCTACATCACCAACGGCTCGCGCCGGCTGATGCGGGACTGGGTCGATCACCGCATCGCGGACGAGTATGCGATGTCCACGGACTGGGACGACCGCTGGCGAACGGGCGGCTCGGTGGACGAGGTGCTGGACGAGGCGCACCTGTCGCAGGAGTGGATCGTCAAGGGCATCCAGCGGTTTGTGAACGACCGCGAGCAGCGGCTGGCGCGGCTCCGCAAGGCGTTCGAGGCCGTCCAGGGCTAG